GGGGACGTTTCCCCCGCCCCCCGGAAGGTGGGCTAGAACCAGTCGCCCTGCATCTCGTGCGTGGTCGGGTCGGCGCTCGCCAGGAGTTCGGCGTGGGCGCGCACCTTGGGCAGCTCGTACACCGCGAAGAAGCGGGCGGCCTGGAGTTTGCCCCGGTAGAAGCCTTCGGCGTCGCCGCGCGCGCCGGGCAGGGCCCTGGCGGCCGCTGCCGCCTGCCGCAGCCACATCCAGCCCACGACCGTGTGCCCCAGCATCTCCAGGGCGCTGTTGGCGTTGGCGAGGTAGAGGTCCGGCCCCAGCTCGGCCGCGCGCCCCAGGATGGCCCCGAAGGCGTCCCGGTTCTGGGCGATGGCGGTGGTCAGGGCGGCGCGGATCCCGTCCAGGCCTTCCAGCCCCTCCGAGGCCTTCAGGTCGGCGTGCATGCGCTCCAGCAGCACGGTCAGGCCGCGCCCGCCCGCCTGCGTCACCTTGCGGCCCAGCAGGTCGTTGCCCTGGATGCCCTCGGTGCCCTCGTGGATGGGATTGAGGCGGTTGTCGCGGTAGTACATCTCGACCGGGTAGTCGCGGGTGTACCCGGCGCCGCCCATGACCTGGATCGCGTCGCTCAGGGCCTCCTGGCTGTACTTGCTGGGCCAGGACTTGACGATGGGCGTCAACAGGTCGAGGAGCAGGCGGGTGTCCTCGCGCCCCTCCTCGGGGCCGGTGGCGAGGTCGTCCACGAGCGACGAAGCGTACAGCCCCAGCGCGAGGCCGCCCTCCACGAAGGCCTTCTGGCGCAGCAGCAGCCGCTTCACGTCGGCGTGCTCGATGATGCTCACCATCGGGCCGCTGGGGTCCTTGGCGCTGGCGTGGCGGCCCTGCAACCTCTCGCGGGCGTACTCCAGGCTCGCCAGATAGCCCGCGTAGCCGAGCATCACCGCGCCCATGCCCACGCCGATGCGGGCCTCGTTCATCATGTGGAACATGTAGCCCAGGCCGCGCCCGGCCTCGCCCACGAGTTCGCCGACCGTCTCGCCGCCCTCGCCGAAATTGAGCAGCGTATTGGTCGTGCCCCGGTAGCCCATCTTGTGGTTCAGGCCCGCCAGGACGACGTTGTTCTTCTCGCCCAGGCTGCCGTCCTCGTTCACGCGGTACCGGGGCACGATGAACAGGCTGATGCCCTTGACGCCTGCCGGGGCGCCCTTGATGCGCGCCAGCACGAGATGCACGATGTTCTCGGACAGCTCGTGCTCGCCGCCCGAAATCCACATCTTGGTGCCCTGGATGCTGTAGGTGCCGTCGCCGCGCGGCGTGGCGGAGGTGGTGATGTCGGCCAGCCCGCTGCCCGCGTGCGGCTCGGACAGGGCCATCGTGCCGAACCAGCGGCCTTCGAGCAGCGGCGCCAGGTACTTGCGCTTCTGCTCCTCGGTGTCGAACTCGCGCTGCAGGTTCGCGTTGCCGATGGTCAGGAAGGGGTAACCGCTGCTGCCCATGTTCGCGGCCTGGAAGTTCGCCTGCACCGCCTGCATGACCACCCAGGGCAGTTGCAGCCCGCCCAGGTCCTCGTCGTGGTGGGCGCTGAAAAAACCCGCGTCGCGGAAGGCCTTCATGGCCGCCGCCACGCCCGGCACGAGTTTCACCTGGCCGTCCACGACATGCGGCTCGTTCAGGTCGGCTTCGCGGGTGTGGTTGGCGAAATACTTCTCGGCCACGTTGTAGGCGAGGTTGAGCACATCGTCGTACACCTCGCGGCTGTGCTCGGCGTGGCGGGGCCGGGCGGTCAGGCTCTCAGTGTCGAGGACTTCGTAAAGCTGGAATTGCAGGTCGCGCTTGCTCAGGAACGGGGCCATACCGGGACTCCTCCTCGGAAAGTGGGGGCGGGCAGATGTCCGCGCACGTTAATGTTGTACGTCGGCGTTTATGATAGGCCAAAGCGCCGTTCTCCGTCTTCCCGCTCCCGACCCTGGAGGTTGCCCATGCGTGCCCTGCTGTGCCAAGCGTTCGCCGAACCCGAAACCCTGACCGTGCAGGACCTCCCCGACCCTGTGCCCGGCCCCGGCGAGGTGGTCATCGCCGTGCAGGCGGCCGGGGTCAACTACCCCGACGCCCTGATGGTGCAGGGGCTGTACCAGGTGCGCCCGCCGCTGCCCTTCGTGCCGGGCGCGGAGGCGGCGGGTACGGTCGCCGCGCTCGGCGAGGGCGTGACCGGGCTGGAGGTCGGGCAGGCGGTAGTGGCCTTCACCGGCACCGGGGCCTTCGCCACGCACCTCGTCGCCCCGGCTGCCGCCGTGTTGCCGCTGCCCCCCGGTCTGTCGCCCGAGGTCGCCGCGACGCTGCCGCTGGCCTACGGCACGTCCATGCATGCCCTGGTGGACCGCGCGAAACTCCAGGCAGGCGAGACGCTGTTCGTGCTCGGCGCGGCAGGTGGGGTGGGCCTCGCGGCCGTCATGATCGGCAAGGCGCTGGGCGCGCGGGTGATTGCCGGGGTGGGCAGCGCGCAGAAGGCGGAGGTGGCCCGCGAGCACGGCGCGGACGAGGTGATCAACTATGCCGAGACCGACCTGCGCGAGGCCCTCAAGGCCCTGTGCGGCAAGAACGGCCCCGACGTGATCTACGACCCGGTGGGCGGCGAGCTGGCCGAACCGGCCTTCCGCAGCATCGGCTGGGGCGGGCGCTACCTCGTGGTGGGCTTCGCGGGCGGCGACATTCCCAGGCTGCCGCTCAACCTTCCGCTGCTCAAGGGGGCGTCGCTGGTCGGCGTGTTCTGGGGCGAGTTCGCGCGGCGTGATCCGCGCGGCAACGCCCGCAACCTCGCGCAGCTCGCCGCGTGGGTGGCGTCGGGGCAGGTGCGGCCGCTGGTCAGCGAGCGCTATGCGCTGGAGCGCGGCCCCGAGGCGATGCGCGCGCTGCTGGAACGCCGCGTGACCGGCAAGGTCGTCCTGACGCCGTGACCGGTCCCACGCCGCAGGCCGCGCCGGTCGCCTTCTACACCACCGCCGAACTCGCCCGCGCGGCGGGGGTCACGCGCCGCACCGTCATGCACTACGCCGAACTGGGGCTGCTGGCCCCCGATCAGGTCACGGCGTCGGGGCGGGCACTGTACGGGCCTTACGCCCTGCGGCTGCTGCGCGACGTGATGGACCTGCGCGCCCTGGGCATGACCCTGGAAGAAGCCCGCGACATGGTGGCGCTGCGCCGGGCGACACACGCTGTAGACGGCACCTACCGCCGCGACTGGACGCGCGAGGACGTGCCGCTCAGCGACGCACGCCTCGACGCCCTGCACGCCCGGCTGCGCGCCATCCACGGGGCCTACGAGCGGCAGGCCGACAACCTCGCGCGCTTCGACCGCTGGCTGACCAAGCGGTTCACGGGCGGGGCGCTGCCCGCCTCCGGTTCCTCGGGCGGGACTGATGAAGAGGACCTGCCGGAGCAGCCCGGTCCCGCCTGAGGCCCGAACAGGACGCGGCGGGCGAACACGGCCGCCGCGCATCATGACGGAGATGAGCGACAAGGCCGCCCCCGATGGTCTACGCTGGGGTGATCCCGAGAACGCTGGGTCATTTCCGGAGCCTTCATGCCTGACCAAAATCTGACGCCGACCGCCGCTCCTCTGGCGGACTCTTCGCTCGAACAGGCCGTGCTGGACCGGGTCTTCATCGGCCCGCCCTACTTCGCCCTGCGGCCGCTCGCGTGGCAGGGCGGCGCGTTCGGGGCGCAGGCCCGGCTGGAGGCGCTCGACGCGGTGGGTCTGACCCCCGAGGCCCAGATGCTGAGGCACGCCACCCTCGCCGGGCTGTGCGTGGGCGCCCTGACGCAGCCCGACGGTGCCCGGCGGCATTACCTCGTGCAGGAGATGCATTACGTGGTGCAATCGGCGCCGGAGGCCGGACAGGTCGAACTGTTGGCGCAGGTGCTCGACCTCGACCAGCGCAGCCTGCGCGCCGAGATCCACGTGTCGAGCGGCGCGCAGCTGCTGGCCTCGCTGAACGTGCTGTATACGGTCCTGAGCGGCGAGGCTTTCGAGCGCCTGTTCGCGCGGCGGCGACTCGTGGCCCCGGAGGCGGCGGCCGACTGGTGCCTGCCCCTGCCGGACGGCACCCTGACCCACGGTGCCGGAGCGCTGGTGCGCGAGGTGGAGTATCTGCCCGCCGAAACCTGCGCGGGAACGTCGCTCGGCGCGCGCGCGCTGCCCGCGTCGGTCCTCGTGGGGCATCTCTCCGCCCTGGCGGCCGAGTTGCCCGGCCCGCCCGCCCTGCTCTCCTCGGTGGGCCTTCAGGTCTACGACCTGTGCTGGGCGGGCGAGAACCTGCGGTTCGAGGTGCGCGAGCAGGAGGACGTGCTCAGCCGGGAGCGGGCTACGCCGTCTCGGTCCATGCCGGGCCGACCCGCCGCCTCGCGGCGCGTGGGCGGCTGGTGCTGACCCCGGCTCCGCCCGTCGCCTGAGGGCCGGGGCCGGCCCCGGCCCTCAGGGCGCGTCTCCCTTTGCCGGTGGCCCTTATTCGGCGGCCGGGACGCTCGCGCGCAGCACCCGCGCCGCGCCGTTCGCCCACAGTTCGTAGGCCCCGGCCGCCGCGCCCACCAGGACAGTGTCGTACTGCCCGAGGGTCAGCGTCTCGTCGCCGCAGGTCACGCGGATCTCGCCCTCGGTCACGGTCAGGAGGTGCGGCGACTGCCCGGCCGGGTCGCCGTGCCCCGCCGCGCCCGCCTCCAGCGTCAGCACGTCGAGCGCGAACAGTGGGCAGGTCACGGCGCGGAATTCGCTCTCGCCCGGGGCCGGCGGCGGCGTGAGCTGCGCCTGGGCGTGGGCATCGGTCACTTCGGCCGACTCCTGAAGGTGAAGCCGGCGCCCCGCGCTCGCCGGACGGTCCCAGTCGTAGACGCGGTAGGTCGTGTCGCTCGTCTGCTGCACCTCGTACAGCAGCAGCCCCGGCCCCAGCGCGTGCAGGGTGCCCGCCGGGATGAACAGGGTCTCGCCCTCACGCGGCTCGCGGCGCTGCGAGACCTCCATCACCTCGCCCGCCAGGATGGCCCGGCGCAGTTCCTCCGGCGTGGTGCCCTCCTTGACGCCCGCGAGGATGGCCGCGCCCGGCTCCACCTCCAGAAAGTGCCAGGCCTCGGTCTTGCCGAACTCGCCCGGCCCCACCATGCGCCGCGCCTG
The genomic region above belongs to Deinococcus gobiensis I-0 and contains:
- a CDS encoding acyl-CoA dehydrogenase, with amino-acid sequence MAPFLSKRDLQFQLYEVLDTESLTARPRHAEHSREVYDDVLNLAYNVAEKYFANHTREADLNEPHVVDGQVKLVPGVAAAMKAFRDAGFFSAHHDEDLGGLQLPWVVMQAVQANFQAANMGSSGYPFLTIGNANLQREFDTEEQKRKYLAPLLEGRWFGTMALSEPHAGSGLADITTSATPRGDGTYSIQGTKMWISGGEHELSENIVHLVLARIKGAPAGVKGISLFIVPRYRVNEDGSLGEKNNVVLAGLNHKMGYRGTTNTLLNFGEGGETVGELVGEAGRGLGYMFHMMNEARIGVGMGAVMLGYAGYLASLEYARERLQGRHASAKDPSGPMVSIIEHADVKRLLLRQKAFVEGGLALGLYASSLVDDLATGPEEGREDTRLLLDLLTPIVKSWPSKYSQEALSDAIQVMGGAGYTRDYPVEMYYRDNRLNPIHEGTEGIQGNDLLGRKVTQAGGRGLTVLLERMHADLKASEGLEGLDGIRAALTTAIAQNRDAFGAILGRAAELGPDLYLANANSALEMLGHTVVGWMWLRQAAAAARALPGARGDAEGFYRGKLQAARFFAVYELPKVRAHAELLASADPTTHEMQGDWF
- a CDS encoding NADPH:quinone oxidoreductase family protein produces the protein MRALLCQAFAEPETLTVQDLPDPVPGPGEVVIAVQAAGVNYPDALMVQGLYQVRPPLPFVPGAEAAGTVAALGEGVTGLEVGQAVVAFTGTGAFATHLVAPAAAVLPLPPGLSPEVAATLPLAYGTSMHALVDRAKLQAGETLFVLGAAGGVGLAAVMIGKALGARVIAGVGSAQKAEVAREHGADEVINYAETDLREALKALCGKNGPDVIYDPVGGELAEPAFRSIGWGGRYLVVGFAGGDIPRLPLNLPLLKGASLVGVFWGEFARRDPRGNARNLAQLAAWVASGQVRPLVSERYALERGPEAMRALLERRVTGKVVLTP
- a CDS encoding MerR family transcriptional regulator; the protein is MHYAELGLLAPDQVTASGRALYGPYALRLLRDVMDLRALGMTLEEARDMVALRRATHAVDGTYRRDWTREDVPLSDARLDALHARLRAIHGAYERQADNLARFDRWLTKRFTGGALPASGSSGGTDEEDLPEQPGPA
- a CDS encoding type I phosphomannose isomerase catalytic subunit: MTQPSGPLQQRLFPLEPQYHERVWGGQRLRAATPPVGEAWVAGEGSRVTAGPHAGASVGELSAQDPQALLGEAARLGGRFPLLIKLLDCADWLSVQVHPNDEQARRMVGPGEFGKTEAWHFLEVEPGAAILAGVKEGTTPEELRRAILAGEVMEVSQRREPREGETLFIPAGTLHALGPGLLLYEVQQTSDTTYRVYDWDRPASAGRRLHLQESAEVTDAHAQAQLTPPPAPGESEFRAVTCPLFALDVLTLEAGAAGHGDPAGQSPHLLTVTEGEIRVTCGDETLTLGQYDTVLVGAAAGAYELWANGAARVLRASVPAAE